CGCTTCGTGGTGCGGGTCCGGGCGGCGATCTCGTCGACCCGGGCCCCGGCGAACCCGCTGCGGGCGAACTCCTTGGTCGCGACGTCGAGGATCTCGGCCTTGGTGCGGGCGGCGTCACGGATGCGCCCGTTCGGTCGTGCCGGTTCTTCGACGCTGGTCATCGCGTTCCTTCGGGCAAGGGGCCAGTGTCCGCGATTGTAGAAGCCCGCACCGGACGAGCCGGCAGGGCTTCCCATGTCCGCCCCCGGCTGCTATGACTAACGTACTAGTTCGTACATTAGTGAGCCGCTCAGGAGGCCCCGCCGTGCCCCAGGTCTCGACCCCCCTCTCTTCGCGGGACTCGTATCTCGTCGGTCTCATCGGCTCCGGAATCGGACCCTCGCTCAGCCCCGCCCTGCACGAGCGGGAGGCCGACCGGCAGGGACTGCGCTATCTGTACCGGCTGATCGACATCGACGAGCTGGGGGTCGGGCCCGAGGCGGTCGGCGATCTCGTACGCGCCGCCCGTGACCTGGGCTTCGACGGGCTGAACATCACCCACCCGTGCAAGCAGCTCGTCATCGAGCACCTCGACGGGCTCGCCCCGCAGGCCGCCGCGCTCGGCGCCGTCAACACGGTCGTCTTCGAGGACGGCCGCGCCGTCGGCCACAACACGGACGTCACCGGCTTCGCCGCCTCCTTCGCCCGCGGTCTGCCCGACGCCCGGCTGGAGAAGGTGGTGCAGCTGGGCGCCGGGGGCGCGGGGGCGGCCGTCGCCCACGCCACGCTCACCCTCGGCGCGGAGCATGTCACCGTCGTCGACGCGATGCCCGACCGGGCGACCGACCTCGCCACCTCCCTCAACCGCCACTTCGGGCCGGGCCGCGCCGCGGCGGCGACGCCGGACGCGCTGCCGGTGCTGCTGGGGGCGGCCGACGGGGTCGTCCACGCGACGCCGACCGGGATGGCGGCGCACCCCGGGCTGCCGTTCGCCGCGGAGCTGCTGCATCCCGGGCTGTGGGTGGCGGAGGTGGTGTACCGGCCGTTGGAGACCGGGTTGCTGCGGGTCGCGCGGGAGGTTGGCTGCGCCACGCTGGACGGGGGAGGGATGGCTGTCTTCCAGGCGGTGGACGCGTTTCGGTTGTTCACGGGGCGTGAGCCGGACGCGACGCGGATGTTGGCGGACATCGGTGAGTTGGCCGGGGTCGCGGGGGCCCGTAACTGAGCGCCGCGGTGGTCGGTCCGGTGCGTCGGCTGCGGGTCCGTCGTGGTTGATCGCGCAGTTCCCCGCGCCCCTCGAAGGGGCGCGACCCTGCTTCAAGGAGTCACCCCATGCGTACGTCCATCGCCACCGTCTCCCTCAGCGGGTCTCTCACCGAGAAGCTGTCCGCCGCCGCGCGGGCCGGGTTCGACGGGGTGGAGATCTTCGAGAACGACCTGCTGGCCAGTCCGCTCACGCCCGAGGAGATCAGGGCCCGCTGCGCGGATCTCGGGCTGAGCATCGATCTGTATCAGCCGATGCGGGACATCGAGGCCGTGCCGGCGGAGGTGTTCGAGGGGAATCTGCGACGGGCCCGGCACAAGTTCGAGCTGATGGGACGGCTCGGCTGCGACACCGTGCTGGTCTGCTCCAGCGTGCATCCGCTCGCCGAGGACGACGACGCGCTCGCCGCCTACCATCTGCGGCAACTGGCAGCCCTGGCGCAGGAGTTCGGTGTCCGGGTCGCCTACGAGGCGCTCGCGTGGGGGCGGCACGTCAGCACGTACGACCACGCCTGGCGGATCGTGGAGGCGGCCGACCATCCGGCGCTCGGGACCTGTCTGGACAGCTTCCACATCCTGGCCCGGGGCTCCGACCCCAAGGGCATCGAGGACATCCCCGGCGAGAAGATCTTCTTCCTGCAGCTCGCCGACGCGCCGCTGATGGCGATGGACGTGCTCCAGTGGAGCCGGCACTACCGCTGCTTCCCCGGGCAGGGCGGCTTCGATGTCACCGGGCTGGTGAAGCACGTCATGACGGCCGGATACGACGGACCGCTGTCGCTGGAGGTCTTCAACGACGTCTTCCGCCAGTCCGAGGCCGGCCCCACCGCCGTGGACGCGCACCGCTCGCTGCTGATGCTCCAGGAGGCGGCCGGGATCGCCGCGCTGCCGGAGCGGGTGGTGCCCACCGGGGTCGCCTTCGCCGAACTGGTCACGCCCGACGCCGAACCGGTCGGCGCGCTGCTCGGCGCCCTCGGCTTCGCCCGCACCGCCCGGCACCGCAGCAAGCCGGTGGACCTGTGGTCGCAGGGCGAGGCCCGGGTGCTGGTCAACACCGGCCCGGCCGCCCGGCGCGACGGCACCCGGCTCGCCGCGATCGGACTGGAGTCACCGGACCCGGCCGGCGCCGCCCGCCGCGCCGAGGCCCTGCTCGCGCCCGTGCTGCCGCGCCGCCGGGCCGCCGAGGACGCGCCCCTGGACGCGGTCGCCGCGCCCGACGGCACCGAACTCTTCTTCTGCGCGACCGATCGCCCCGAACTCCCCAGCTGGACAGCGGACTTCCGGCCGGTGGCGCACACCGGGGCCGGAAGCCACGTCCGGCGCGTCGACCACCTCGCGCTCACCCAGCCCTGGCACCAGTTCGACGAGGCGGCCCTCTTCCACCGGACGGTGCTCGGCCTGCACGCCCGCGACAGCGTCGATGTCGCCGACCCCTACGGCCTCTTCCGCAGCCGGCCGGTGACCAGCGAGGACGGCGGTGTCCGGATCGCGCTCAGCGTCGGCCCCGCCCCGACCGACACCCCCGCCCGCGCCCAGCACATCGCCTTCACCACGGACGACGTCGTCGCCGCGGCCCGCGCCGTCCGCGCGGCCGGGGGCCGGCTGCTGGCCGTCCCCGCGAACTACTACGACGACCTTGCCGCCCGGTTCGAGTTCGCCGACGGCGAGCTGGAGACCTACCGCGCACTCGGCATCCTCTACGACCGCGACCCGGACGGCGAGTTCCGGCACTGCTACACCGAGACCGTCGGCCGGGTCTTCTTCGAACTCGTCCAGCGCGACGGCGGGTACAAGGGCTACGGCGCGCAGAACGCGCCTGTGCGGCTCGCCGCCCAGCATGTCCAACAGCCGGGCAGGTGACACAGGTTACTGGCGACTGACTGTGCGCGTCACACCGGTGACGACCGTCGTCGCCAGGATCCAGCCGGTGATGACGAGCACGTACGACAGCCACTGCGACCAGTCGTCGGGCGCGTACGCCCGCTCCTGTCCGAAGTCGATGATCGGGAGGAGCAGGTCGAGGGTGTAGAAGACCGCGTTGAATCGCGGTGCCTCGTCCGCCTTGAGAGGGCTGGGCGGGTGCACCGCGTACGCCACCGAGCCCACCGCCATCAGCGACAGCAGCCAGACGGCCGCGCGCAAGGGGCGGAAGCCGTAGCCGACGGTGGCGTCCTGGACATGGCCCCACACCTGCCCGTACCAGGGGAGCGTGGCGCGGTGGCGTCGCTGTTTGGCGAGTTGGACGCGCCGGGCGGCGTCGTCGTCGCCGATGCGGCGATACGCGGCGGTCAACTGCTCGTACCCATACGGCACATAGCCGTCGCCGTCCTGGTCCAGCATCGGAAGTCGCCGCTCGGCGGGCTCGTGCGGGGTGAGCGCGGTGTAGGTGAGATCGCTGAGGTAGACCTGGCGCGGCAGCTTCTCCGGTGCGACCGTCAGGATGTCGATCTGGGCACGTCGCAGGTTCAGCGCGCCCTCGATGCGATCACCCCCGACCAGCCAGAGTTCACCGATGGTGCAACTACTCGCCCGCAGCGCCGTGTCGCCGGGATGGGACAACTGGGCGTGCATCAGGTCGAGACGACCCGCTATGCGCGAACCACGTAGCTCGACCCGGCCCTTCACGCGTACGCACCGTGCCCGTACATGGGCTTCCACCGTGAGGTTCTGCGCGTCCAACGCGGTGCCACCGGGCCTGTTGAACTCGGCGTCCTGCAGATTGATCCGTCCGGCGACGGAGGCGCCGGTGAGCCGCACCTGCCCGTGTGCCCGCATCTCCGGCGCCCAGATGTCGTCCCCGACGGTGGCCTGGTTGAGCTGGAGCACCGGTTCGTCGGCGACCTGCCCGAGGAACTCGGCCCTTTCCATGAAGAGCGCCCCGGAGATCTGGATGCCATGGAGCCGCACCGGCCCCCGGAACCGGCACTCCGTCAACCGCAGCCCGCCGTCGACCTTCATGCGGGCCGAACGCATGCCGGGCAGCGCGGACTTGGTCAGATTGAGGTAAGTGAACTGCGCGCCCGAGAAGTCGGGGACCTCGTCGAAGTGGCACGCGCTCAGTCGGACGACGCTGTCCACCGTCGCGTACTTCAGATCCAGTCTGCCGGTGATCCGCGCGCCCTCGATCTTGAGGGCCGCGACCTCACCCTCCTCCCGGGGAGCGGTGAGCAGCAACGCCCGCAGCACCCGGGCCCGTACGGTCCGCTCCGGGCCCCAGCCTGCGCCGTCCGCCGCGGACCCGTCCCCGCCGGACCCGGATTCCCCGGCCGCGAAGTCCACCGCCGCGCCGAGCGGAAAGGCGTCCCACACCCGCCGCTCGGCCGCCGTCAGATCGTTGATCATCATCACCGGGAATCTCACCCGCGATGCCTGTACCTGTCAACCACGCCTCGGACAGGCCCTGGTAGGCGCAAACACCCCCTAGTGGGCCCACGCCTCGTCGTGGGCGCGGTGCGCGTCCGTGAGGCCGTTGGTGAAGAACCGCTCGTAGTACTCGTTCTCCACATGGTGGACCTGGAGCCACACCCCCGGCACATGGATGGCGTCCGTGTGGGCCGGGAAGCGGCCGTGCGTGCGGAGGATGTACTCGCAGATGTCACGGGCGCAGTCGATCACCCGCTCCTCGTACTCGCTGGCCTCGGTGAGATAGCGCTGCCCGTAGTCCTCCCGGTAGATCCGGGCGAAGACGTCCCGGTCGGTGTAGACGCCCTTGCGGCCGAACTTCTCCTGGACGATGGTCTCCACGGCCTCCGACATGCTTCCGAACACCGGCGGGCACGCGGCGGCGATCAGCGGGGCGCCGCCGTCGGGGGAGGGGAGCCGGACCGGGTGCGAGCGCACCTTGGCGTATTTCGGCAGCGGTATGTGCCAGCGCCAGATGTCGGCCGGACGCCAGCGCGGGGTGACGAAGTCGAAGCCGAGCATCCTGCCGTACTCCCGGGAGAACTTCGGGTCGCCGAGCGCGATCTGCGGGTTGATGGTGGCGTGGATCCAGGCGCCCAGCCCCATCGCCTCGGCGGTGAGCATCAGGTTCTGCAGCAGCAGGTCCGCCTCGATCTGGGTGCGCATCGGGCCCAGCGCGCCGAGGGGCAGCTTCAGATCCCCGTTGAGGAAGCCGTTCTTCACCCACTTCCGGACCCCGGCGGCCCGGTAGAAGTTGCGGTCGTCCACCAGGGTCGGCCG
The sequence above is drawn from the Streptomyces griseiscabiei genome and encodes:
- a CDS encoding bifunctional sugar phosphate isomerase/epimerase/4-hydroxyphenylpyruvate dioxygenase family protein, producing MRTSIATVSLSGSLTEKLSAAARAGFDGVEIFENDLLASPLTPEEIRARCADLGLSIDLYQPMRDIEAVPAEVFEGNLRRARHKFELMGRLGCDTVLVCSSVHPLAEDDDALAAYHLRQLAALAQEFGVRVAYEALAWGRHVSTYDHAWRIVEAADHPALGTCLDSFHILARGSDPKGIEDIPGEKIFFLQLADAPLMAMDVLQWSRHYRCFPGQGGFDVTGLVKHVMTAGYDGPLSLEVFNDVFRQSEAGPTAVDAHRSLLMLQEAAGIAALPERVVPTGVAFAELVTPDAEPVGALLGALGFARTARHRSKPVDLWSQGEARVLVNTGPAARRDGTRLAAIGLESPDPAGAARRAEALLAPVLPRRRAAEDAPLDAVAAPDGTELFFCATDRPELPSWTADFRPVAHTGAGSHVRRVDHLALTQPWHQFDEAALFHRTVLGLHARDSVDVADPYGLFRSRPVTSEDGGVRIALSVGPAPTDTPARAQHIAFTTDDVVAAARAVRAAGGRLLAVPANYYDDLAARFEFADGELETYRALGILYDRDPDGEFRHCYTETVGRVFFELVQRDGGYKGYGAQNAPVRLAAQHVQQPGR
- a CDS encoding shikimate dehydrogenase; the protein is MPQVSTPLSSRDSYLVGLIGSGIGPSLSPALHEREADRQGLRYLYRLIDIDELGVGPEAVGDLVRAARDLGFDGLNITHPCKQLVIEHLDGLAPQAAALGAVNTVVFEDGRAVGHNTDVTGFAASFARGLPDARLEKVVQLGAGGAGAAVAHATLTLGAEHVTVVDAMPDRATDLATSLNRHFGPGRAAAATPDALPVLLGAADGVVHATPTGMAAHPGLPFAAELLHPGLWVAEVVYRPLETGLLRVAREVGCATLDGGGMAVFQAVDAFRLFTGREPDATRMLADIGELAGVAGARN
- a CDS encoding pentapeptide repeat-containing protein encodes the protein MMINDLTAAERRVWDAFPLGAAVDFAAGESGSGGDGSAADGAGWGPERTVRARVLRALLLTAPREEGEVAALKIEGARITGRLDLKYATVDSVVRLSACHFDEVPDFSGAQFTYLNLTKSALPGMRSARMKVDGGLRLTECRFRGPVRLHGIQISGALFMERAEFLGQVADEPVLQLNQATVGDDIWAPEMRAHGQVRLTGASVAGRINLQDAEFNRPGGTALDAQNLTVEAHVRARCVRVKGRVELRGSRIAGRLDLMHAQLSHPGDTALRASSCTIGELWLVGGDRIEGALNLRRAQIDILTVAPEKLPRQVYLSDLTYTALTPHEPAERRLPMLDQDGDGYVPYGYEQLTAAYRRIGDDDAARRVQLAKQRRHRATLPWYGQVWGHVQDATVGYGFRPLRAAVWLLSLMAVGSVAYAVHPPSPLKADEAPRFNAVFYTLDLLLPIIDFGQERAYAPDDWSQWLSYVLVITGWILATTVVTGVTRTVSRQ